tgggttagagtcccaccggtatCGTCTGCCTGTCAGACGCGGCGAAAGCTGCGCAGGGTTGGACTAAAGGATCCTGAAgggaagcctaggcgtctgcccgtaagacataagcgaaagctattgctgggttggacaatttggagtgggttagagtcccacaacttttgaagattctgggttagagtcccagcttcaaaagcattttggagtgggttagagtcccacaacttttgaagattctgggttagagtcccagcttcaaaagcattttggagtgggttagagtcccacaacttttgaagattctgggttagagtcccagcttcaaaagcattttggagtgggttagagtgtatgtgtattttggtGACATACATTGAGTACTTGGAAGTATTGTGAGTGTGACTGTTGTAAGTGTGGGACGTGCAATCGAGCACGAAGCGAGTCTTGGCAACGATTGTAGTGTCTTTTATTAAGGTTGAAAGTTATAAAGTGTGAACATATTTGTTGGTTAATAATCTTGCCAGGGGATATTGGTTATGACTCTTGCTTAGGGAAGTCGGCTTTGTCCGTGCCCTGGACAAGTAGGTGGACTCCATTACCTGGCAACAATTGTTATTTGTATAAAATCAGGTATTTGATATTTGGTGTTTGATATATGCACttggtatttgaaactttgtattTGATACTTGGCATTTGATATTTGGTTTGGTATTTAACATTTGATAATTGATTATTGATTTTTGATATTCgatatatatttaatagatatttgGTATTGGGTATAAACATAATGGCAtttgccaaattatttaagagtaagAGTATGGGAAATTTGTTTACTGATGGAAAGATACCGAAAACATCTCCGTTGGGATGTTTGTTGGCACATTGGGGAGAATTGCATGATGGTTTACGTAAAAATCAAATGATTGAATATTGTAATCATTGGTGGCCGATGTATACTTTGGAGGATCAGGAAAAGTGGCCCATGAATGGGACACTGAATTATAATACCATTTTGcagttaatgttgttttgtagaagagaagggaaatggagtGAAGTACCAtatgtggatttatttttttatttaagacagAGACAGGATTGGCAGGATGAATGTAAGCTAACTAGGGGAGACAGTTTGGTGATGGCTGTGActtctaataataaaaaagggaagaaatgctgtCTGGCATGTGATACTGGAAAggagtgtttaaagaaaataactgttcccACCGCTCCCAAAGAGGATGAGGGGCCAGAACTGGATATTTCTCCTCCtaggagaggaaggaattggGGTGCAGGGTATGGGGAACAGACTGAAGCGCCAGATAGCAGTGGATTAGAGGATGTGGAGGAAGAGCCGTCTGAGGTTGTAATTCATACCCCTGTTTCGCGAAGGACCCGACAGCAAGTACAAATGGTAGCTCCCCTGCGGCAGCAGCGAGCACAAACGGTAGCTCCCCTGCGACAGGGAGTGGGTAATGATGGGCCGGTGTATGTCAAAGTGCCCTTTTCAGTTACGGACTTGATGGCTtggaaacaggcagctggagtgTATAGAGAAGATCCAGAGAGGGTAGGCAGAGTGGTGGACActataattaaaacacagaatccGGACTGGAGTGATTTACAGGTGATTCTGGATAATTTGTTGGatgacacagagaagcagatggtATTAAAGActggcaaagcacaggcagaagtggCCGTATTGAGTGGGACAACAGGTGGAACACTAGAGCAGAATTTTCCGTCTGGGGATCCGCAGTGGGATCCAAATAATGTGGAACATAGGGAAAGGCTGAGTCGATatcagaaatggattttatatGGAGTTAAACATGCTATGCCTAAATCTTtgaattggtctaaattataCGAGGTGAGACAAGATAAGAATGAATCTCCCTCAGCGTTTCTGGAAAGATTGAAggaagctgctagaaaatatactgatttaagaGTAGAAACAGAGGCGGCTCAGATACagctggctttgatttttatggggCAGTCGGCACCagatattagaaagaaacttcagaagctggaaggagaggaTTCAAGGagcctaaataaaatgttggaagCAGCGTGGAAAGTAtataataacagagaaaaagaggaaaggagaaatagaGAAAGTAGATTATTGGCTGTAATGACAGAAATAGCAGGCAGAGGACGAGGTAGAGGCAGAGGACGAAGTGCTTATGGACGGGGAGGATTTATGAACTCTGGCAATCGGAACTTTAACACCCCCTTAGGAGTGAATCAGTGTGCTTTGTGTAGGGAGGAAGGACATTGGAAAAGAGATTGTCCTAAGAACGAACAgtgttcaaaaggaaacattcagaaagaGGTAGCCAGAATGATGGTTTTGGATGAATgaaggggaccggaggggaacccagctgagcctctggttgtaattaagctgggagaaaaagaagttaaatttctaGTAGATACAGGAGCGACATTCTCGGtattaaatacttgtaaaggaaaaattggAACGAAAACAGCAAACATAGTAGGagccacagggagggaggaaaacagaccatTCCTGCAACCCCtggatttgaaatttggaaacaaaataattacacatgaatttttgtatgtaCCAGAATGCCCGATACCCTTGTTAGGAAGGGATTTGTTATCCAAACTAAATGCACAAATTGCTTTTGAggatggggaattttttttaaaaatacctgagtcaaaaacaggagaaatcctgatgatacaagaaaaagtggaagaacaggaaattccaccagaggtggatgctgcagtgatccCTACAGTATGGGAAACAAATACTCCTGGTaaatcaaaattagcagcacctgtgaaaatagatttaaaagaaggtgcaggaacagtaaaaattaaacaatatccGATCAAACCAGAAGTTAGGCAGGAATTGAAGAAATTGattgataaatttttaaagtataaaattttggaagaatgtgaatctgaatataatacTCCTATTTTACCAGTTAGGAAACCCTCAGGTGAATATAGGCTAGTGCAAGATTTAAGGGCAGTGAATCAAATAACCAAGAACATATATCCTGTGGTTCCAAATCCTTACACATTGTTAACAGCATTAAAGGAGActcatcagtggtttacagtgcttgatttgaaagatgctttcttttgtatacccttggaaaaggaaagcagaaagctgtttgcttttgagtgggaaaatccacaAACTGGACgaaaaatgcagctgacatggacaagactaccccaaggatttaaaaacagCCCGACAATTTTTGGAAACCAGCTGGCAAAGGAGCTTGAAatctggaaacaggaaaaaccaAGGCCTGAACATTTACTTCTACAATATGTGGATGACATATTGattgctacagaagaaagatttaCCTGCATACAGGTAACCATTGACCTTTTGAACTTTCTGGGATTAACTGGGTATAAGGTATCCAGGAAGAAAGCCCAAATAGCATGTCAGACTGTGATATATCTGGGCTTTGAGATTTCAAAAGGACAGCGACAACTGGGAAAGGATCGCAAAGAAACTATTTGCAGTATACCTGAACCGAAAAATATCCATGAACTCAGAGCATTTCTGGGAATGGCGGGGTGGTGTCGCCTTTGGATTTTGAACTACGGTCTAATAGCTAAACCTTTATATGAGGCCCAAAAGAACTCTTCTTTTGTGTGGGGTCCAGAACAGCAAAGGGCCTTTACAGAGTTAAAACGCGCTTTAATGTCTGCACCTGCCTTAGGCCTCCCTGATTTAACTAAagattttcagttgtttgtCCATGAAAGGCAAGGCCTGGCACTTGGTGTGTTAACCCAGAAGATGGGAAGCTGGAAACGACCAGTCGGTTACTTCTCTAAACAACTGGACACAGTGAGTAAAGGGTGGCCAAATTGTCTTAGGGCAGTGGCTGCAACAGTAATGATCATACAAGAAGCTCGGAAATTGACCTTGGGAAAAACGATAACAGTCTATGTCCCACACATGGTGAAAACTGTTCTAGAACAAAAGGGGGGACACTGGCTATCTccgagcagaatgatgaagtacCAGGTAATATTAACACAACaagatgatgtaattttaaaaacaactaacttggcaaatccagctgtgtttttaagttCCGTACAGGAAGAAGGACAATTGGAACATGATTGTCTGGCTGCTATTGAGTATGTTTACTCCAGTCGTGAAGATTTGAAGGATGTACCACTGGAGCGACCGGATTGGGAACTGTATACGgatggcagcagctttgtggagcaAGAAGTCCGATACGCTGGATATGCGGTAACAACAGACACCACAGTTATAGAAGCAGAAGCATTGCCAAGTACCACCTCAGCTCAGAAAGCGGAACTTATTGCTCTGATTCGAGCTTTAGAACTAAGcgagaagaagaaagtaaatatctGGACAGattcaaaatatgcttttggAGTGGTACATGTCCATGCAgcattgtggaaagaaagaggattattGTCCTCTCAGGGATCAAATATTAAACACCAAGATGaaattttacaattattacaagcagttcagaaaccagatcaggtagcaatcatgcactgtaaagcacaccAAGttggaaacacaaaggaaattgctggaaataatttagCTGATCGAACGGCAAGAAAGGTGGCAAAGGGACGAGCATTGCAAATGGCACTAATTCCCTCTAAAACAGTAACACTCCCTAGGGAAGAACCAAAATATTCAGAGGAGGATGATAGGCTAGGTCAAGTattaaatgctaagaaaaacctAGCCGGATGGTGGGTAACACCTAAAGGACAGGTAGTAGTTCCAGCCTTTCtaatgagagaaataattcaaacaaaGCATCAGGAGTGTCACTGGGGAGCAGAGGCTTTAGTAACTTCCTTACAAAAACAAGTGGTATCGCTCAGAATGTTAGGAATAGCTAAAATTATAACTGCAAAATGTGaagtatgtttgaaaaataatccagtgatCAGGAAAAAGGTTCAAATGGGTCGAATAAAATCTGGGATAGAGCCTGGAGATTATTGGCaagtagatttttcagaactacCTAGGCAAAATGGGTATCGGTACATCCTGGTGGGGGTTGATACTTTTtcaggatggccagaagcttttccctgtcgTTCCACACAAGCAAAGGAAGTAGTAAAGTGGTTACTACGAGAAATAATTCCAAGGTTTGGAGTTCCTAttggaatttcttctgacagaGGTCCACACTTTGTTGCAGAAGTAGTCCAAAATGTTAGCAAAATTCTGGGTATCACATGGGATTTGCATACCCCATGGAGGCCGCAATCcagtggaaaagtagaaagaatgaatcaaaccttaaaaagacaaataagtaaaatttgtcaagagactaatttaaaatggcctcaagcACTCCCATTGGCATTATTGCGAATCAGAGTACAGCCAAAGAGTGGAACCTCAGTCAGTCCTTATGAATTATTGTATGGGAAACCTTATGAATCTCCAGAACCAAATCCGAACatgcatgtaaaaggaaaacaagatgtgtataactatttgctttccttaggaAAGACTCTGACTGCAATTAGAAGAGCAGTGGTGTGGAATAGACCATTATCCCTGGAAGTTCCGGTGCATGACTTTCAACCAGGAGACTATGTCTATGTGAAAACGTGGACTTCCGAACCCCTGCAGGAACGTTGGAAAGGACCCTTCCAGATACTGTTAACCACCTTTACGgctattaaaattgcagaatcGGAAGCTTGGATACACTACACCCGAGTGAAGAAGGCACCTACTCCATGGAAGATTATTAACTGTGATCcaaagactttaaaactgaCTCTGAAACATGTCTAATTTTTCATATGTGTTTGTGATTGTTTTTCTCATATTAGGTCGGCAGATAACGATGGTGGAAATCCGGACTGATTTGATGATTAGGAACAAAAGGCAAATAGAAACAGAACAACTGATTggcattcctgaaaaaatgtctgaagaaaacTTGATGTTAGGATTGATTAGGGGATTTGCCAGCTTGCGAAACATTACTCAAATTACTGCTTGTTTGCCAATACCGAGAGCAGTAGGAGAGTCTATCCCTTGGGGAATCTTAACTATGAATTTAACCACCCtggaacataaaaatgaaactgcttaTTGCAAGCAGAGCCCAGTGACTCGATGGTCTGAACAGgtaaaaattattagaaaacaatggaaatggATGGGTAGGGAAGAGGACtgtttgaaattattaaatcaTCGTTTTACACCAGCCTCCTCTATAGGAGATATGTTTATGGTGGGTAGCCCTATGGGTTGGTGTTCATATGATGTACAAATCAAAACtaatgaaagcagaagcatCATGGAATGGGAATGTGGAAAACCCAATCAAACCGTGCCAGAGAAAGCAGATAGCTGGGATTCAGTATGGTCTACGACCATCTTGTCTCAATTTCAGTATATGGCCAAAACTTCCTGGTGTATTACCTGGGAAAAATCAGTTAATACAGCATGGCCATTAGTCGGTGACAGAGAAAGCacattacaagaaaaagaaaatataataccTTGGTGGAAATGTGAGAAAATCTACTATTGTAGTAGTAAAGACCCAGAAATTGAAAGAATTCCTCCTTTGGCTGCGGCCTTGAAATATGGCTGCCTGTGTAGAGAACTTAAAAATGATCTCAAATTGACTGACGCATTTATTCCCAAAAGGGGAACCTTTTTCAGTTGCAGAAAATCTACCATTCGGAGTCCAGGACATTTAGTTTGGGCATTAAGTGACGGAACCTGGACAACCCAGTTATCATTGGATGGCACGgtaaaacaaattactttagGCATGCCAACATTATGCCCGATCTGGAAGAAATCACCATTCAGAGGACCCTTGGAGAACTTAAAGTTAAAACGAACCAAGAGGTCTGAAATAGATGATGATCCATGGAATGAACCATCAACAGGAGTGAAAATTGGTTGGGCACTCGAATCTCTTCTGAACCCTATAGCAtcatacagaaacagagagtgGCTTCACCACCTGACGGGCCAGGTAGAAAAATTAGCAAACATCACAAGGAAGGGGTTCAAAGAATTGAATGTACAGCTGCAGGCGACATCTAGGATGACTCTCCAAAATAGAATGGCTTTAGACCTACTTTTACTTAAGGAACATGGAGTGTGTGGATATCTCAAAGATAGATTGGACCATTGTTGTATTCATATTCCTAATGTCACTCAGGATGTAGAACATGATTTAGAGTTATTGAGCAAagttgaaaaagaaactgaaaccaTTCGAGAAGATATGTCAGAAGATTGGCTGGGAAAAATTTTTAGTGGATTAGGATGGAATCTGAACTCTTGGTTACGGTCTTTAATCAAAACTCTGTTTCTGTTGCTAATTGTCTTTTTAATGATCATGCTGTTATATGCTTGTCTGAAGAGACAATTTACCAAAAGAATGGCAATTAATCGTATGATTATGAGAGAGGTTCCAATTGTTCCACCAGAATGCGGTCCACCACCGGAATATGCCGAGACAAATACTGACTCTCAAATTAATAGCGGATAAATGTCatgaagatgatgtgaaagTATTGAAGTAATCTTCAAcactttcaaaggggggaaatgttactAATTGGTtactgatttgttattgattagagataatcatattaatattaatagtaatataGAATTATAGGAAATAGTTTAGTaaaatcatatgtatgttgtattttatatatctaaccACCAACCAGtatctgctgtgaaatcccctgtatagccctgtaccaaggccggagaaaattggctaaaatcatctagtagaaacatttaggacttagataacaagataaaagaaaattaaaatctgattataaaagagtttggtttgactaaaaagtagaagattgtgaagcgtaagtatgggagtgttgagtttgaagtgtagccttagaaacttaggagcttaggaactgtataatgtgtaaccataagaatttaagtattgttcaaaatcatttaaccacagaagttttgacaaagattggtagtcttgtagtgtttgttttaaaggctaaggaaaccgttatggacaccagcttgctgcttggaaacacctgagaggtcaaggagcggacgagtgaggaagactacgaaagaccaccagaggactctagaagaccaccagagacctttagtgcgcctgcgtgatggacattaacatatgcaaatgatttcctggaaacctgatgaatatgcaaatgacgtctttgtaatctcatgaatatgcataagtgagctcaatataaggtgtattgttttggttacaggtgtgcgtggtttgtgagaggactcgcccgcgcacccggccgtcaataaagaagtgtctgcttatctacactaaattggtgttgataagttttttattccgagatttcggtaacaatattatttccataacaaatacagaaggaaagcttaTGTTTAATTGATATGAACTACATCTAAATTAGAACACCTACAGCAGCAACTTCCTACATGCTTTACGTATTACTTGCAACGTACAACTTGCACTTCAGAGAGTTTGCACAACACAAGAATGCGTTTTGGACTTTGCTAGCATCCAAGATCTTTCCAGTGTACAGAAGGCCACCATCTGCCTTTCATTGCCCCGTTCTTCCTACAGAGGCTATAATTAGAGATTGACATAAAGGACAATATCAATTAGATGTAGCAGATATTATTAAGAGCAAAGTCTTCTAGGCAAGAATCGATAGTTTTCAGTTGCCTGCATGTATTACTCAAAAATTGATCTCATAACTTAAAAGTTGAGGAAAATCGCACTTGGAAAGCCTTACTGAGAGTGACTTATGCCCAACAGAATGTGTTCCccttttggtattaaaaaaaaaaaaaaaaaaaatcttacttctctctctcaactGTACCAGACTGCCAGGCATATA
This portion of the Buteo buteo unplaced genomic scaffold, bButBut1.hap1.1 HAP1_SCAFFOLD_173, whole genome shotgun sequence genome encodes:
- the LOC142028153 gene encoding uncharacterized protein LOC142028153, whose amino-acid sequence is MAVTSNNKKGKKCCLACDTGKECLKKITVPTAPKEDEGPELDISPPRRGRNWGAGYGEQTEAPDSSGLEDVEEEPSEVVIHTPVSRRTRQQVQMVAPLRQQRAQTVAPLRQGVGNDGPVYVKVPFSVTDLMAWKQAAGVYREDPERVGRVVDTIIKTQNPDWSDLQVILDNLLDDTEKQMVLKTGKAQAEVAVLSGTTGGTLEQNFPSGDPQWDPNNVEHRERLSRYQKWILYGVKHAMPKSLNWSKLYEVRQDKNESPSAFLERLKEAARKYTDLRVETEAAQIQLALIFMGQSAPDIRKKLQKLEGEDSRSLNKMLEAAWKVYNNREKEERRNRESRLLAVMTEIAGRGRGRGRGRSAYGRGGFMNSGNRNFNTPLGVNQCALCREEGHWKRDCPKNEQCSKGNIQKEVARMMVLDE